A region of the Nitrospirota bacterium genome:
ATGACTTTCGGACTTGATGACTTGATGACGGAGAGCGTATGGCCAAGATTCGCGTATTGACCGTTGATGATTCGGCGCTGATGCGGCAGGTGCTGGCCAGTCTTCTGTCGAAAGATTCCGATATCGAAGTCATTGGATCGGCGCCCGATCCCTTCATCGCTCGTGAAAAAATCAAAGCGCTGAACCCGGATGTGATCACTCTCGACGTCGAAATGCCGAAGATGGACGGACTGACATTTCTGGAGAAGCTGATGCGGGGGCATCCGATGCCGGTGGTCATGGTGAGTTCACTCACGGAAGCCGGTTGCCAGACTACTTTGCGGGCGTTGGAGCTCGGCGCCGTAGATTTTATTACCAAGCCGAAGATCGATCTCCGTGAGGGCATGGAAGAGATCGCGCAAGATCTGATCAGCAAGGTCAAGGCCGCCGCTATAGCAAACGTGAAACGTCAGGCGTCAGGCGTCAGGTGTGAGACGAAACCCCTTACCCCTTACCCCTTACCCCTTACGTCCGGAGGCGCCATGATTAAGACGACGGATCGAGTTATCGCCTTCGGCTCCTCCACAGGAGGCACGGAGGCGGTGAAGGATGTGCTGATGGCCTTGCCCCCGAATACCCCTCCGATTGTGATTACCCAACATATGCCGGAGCGATTTACGAAAACCTGGGCTGATCGAATGAATAGTCTCTGCCGCATCTCCGTCAAGGAAGCTCAGGATGGCGACAGTGTCCTGCCGGGCCATGCCCTGGTCGCGCCGGGCGGTTATCACATGACGCTCGTACGCAGCGGAGCCAGATATAGCGTCTCTATCAATCAGGATCCTCCCGTGAATCGTCATCGACCGTCCGTCGACGTGCTGTTCGATTCTGTGGCGCAGTATGCCGGAGCCAACGCCATCGGTGTGATCCTCACGGGAATGGGCGGCGACGGTGCGAAGGGAATGCTGGCGATGAAACAGGCCGGAGCCTACACGATTGCCCAGGACGAAGCCAGTTGCGTGGTGTTCGGTATGCCGAAGGAGGCGATCAAGCTCGGCGGGGTCGATAAGGTCTTGCCGCTGGCGGAGATTCCCGCGGCAATCGTGGCCTGTGTCAGCAAGGGGTAGAAGACCAGGAAGAGGTTTGTTTGGTTTATTTGGTTCATCCGGTTGGACTAATTCAATTAACCAACGAGAACACCAAAATAAACCAAATGAACCAAACAAACCAAATAGACCAAACAAGAAAGGATGATCACATGCAAATCAACGAACGTGTCGTGCCACAAGGGATAATCTTGGACGTGGTGGGAGACCTGACCTATGCCAATCGAGGTGTCTTTAAGGGGGCTGTCGAGAAGGCGAAAAATGCGGGCTGTCGGCATCTCATAGTGAATTTGGAAAAGGTGCGATTCGTGGATAGCGCAGGACTCGGGCTGCTCGTGCTTGTTTCACAGAATTTAAAACTGATCCAGGCTCAGCTCAGTGTGCTGAAGCCGCAACTGTACGTGCGGGAGATTATGAGTCTCGCCAATATTCCGAAGATGATTCCCATCTACGAGAGCGAGGATGCGGTGATCACTGCGCGCGCGGCCTAGCTAGCCAATCGCCGGAAGGTTAAGGTCAAGGTTTAGGTTAAGGCTGAGGGGAAAGAGTCCGATCTTTTCAACCTTAACCTCAACCTTCAGAAGAGAAACGGAGGGTGATGAATTCACAGGCTATGCAACGCATCGGGCACGCTGGCGATTCCTCTGCGCAACCAGAGGCCGCCGCCACGATCCTGCTTGTAGAAGATGAACTGGTTGCCAGGACGAGTATGGCTGCGCGGCTGAGGAAACTGGGGCATCGA
Encoded here:
- a CDS encoding STAS domain-containing protein, yielding MQINERVVPQGIILDVVGDLTYANRGVFKGAVEKAKNAGCRHLIVNLEKVRFVDSAGLGLLVLVSQNLKLIQAQLSVLKPQLYVREIMSLANIPKMIPIYESEDAVITARAA
- a CDS encoding chemotaxis response regulator protein-glutamate methylesterase, with the protein product MAKIRVLTVDDSALMRQVLASLLSKDSDIEVIGSAPDPFIAREKIKALNPDVITLDVEMPKMDGLTFLEKLMRGHPMPVVMVSSLTEAGCQTTLRALELGAVDFITKPKIDLREGMEEIAQDLISKVKAAAIANVKRQASGVRCETKPLTPYPLPLTSGGAMIKTTDRVIAFGSSTGGTEAVKDVLMALPPNTPPIVITQHMPERFTKTWADRMNSLCRISVKEAQDGDSVLPGHALVAPGGYHMTLVRSGARYSVSINQDPPVNRHRPSVDVLFDSVAQYAGANAIGVILTGMGGDGAKGMLAMKQAGAYTIAQDEASCVVFGMPKEAIKLGGVDKVLPLAEIPAAIVACVSKG